The Parambassis ranga chromosome 19, fParRan2.1, whole genome shotgun sequence genome contains a region encoding:
- the gtf2h1 gene encoding general transcription factor IIH subunit 1, giving the protein MASLSEEVLLVLKKVRQRKQDGTLYLMAERIAWGPEGKDRFTVSHLYADIRCQKISPDGKAKVQLQLVLHTGESTTFHFANESSAVKDRDAAKELLQQLLPKFKKKANKELEEKNRMLQEDPVLFQLYKDLVVSQVISAEEFWANRLGGVNNTDSSLYNNKQEVGISGAFLADIRPQTDGCNGLRYNLTADIIESIFRTYPAVKQKYSENVPHNLTEKEFWTRFFQSHYFHRDRINTGSQDIFSECAKQDEKGLKSLVIQGVKNPLVDLLSLEDKTLDEGYGICATAPSTSSANRTVKESSNSAIIKRFNHHSAMVLAAGSRKGDVLTDQASETSSTDGNSRDSDFFQPPVKKVKLQDAIEYEDLQRENGPKTVALNLKKSDRYAHGPVPLQSQQYTSSQDIINSVNYIQHEMANYKPNLTQVLSSTAATSAIAALSPGGVLMQAGSQQAINQMVPSDVQGELKHLYVAAGELLRHFWSCFPVNTPFLEEKVMKMKSNLERFQMTKLRPFQEKIQRQYLSTNLTGHLEDMLQTAYSKFHIWQTRRMLRKT; this is encoded by the exons ATGGCATCACTATCAGAGGAGGTGCTGCTGGTATTGAAAAAGGTTCGTCAGAGGAAGCAGGATGGAACACTATATCTGATGGCTGAACGTATAGCTTGGGGTCCAGAAGGCAAAGACCGCTTCACAGTCAGCCACTTGTATGCAGATATTCGCT GTCAGAAGATTAGCCCTGACGGTAAAGCCAAAGTTCAACTGCAGCTGGTCCTTCACACTGGTGAGAGCACCACATTCCACTTCGCCAATGAGAGCAGTGCAGTCAAAGACCGAGATGCTGCCAAGGAGCTACTGCAGCAGCTACTGCCCAAGTTCAAGAAGAAGGCCAACAAAGAactagaggagaaaaacag GATGCTTCAAGAGGATCCAGTGCTTTTCCAGTTGTATAAAGACCTTGTGGTGAGCCAGGTGATCAGCGCTGAGGAATTCTGGGCTAATCGGTTAGGAGGCGTGAACAACACAGACTCCTCGCtatacaacaacaaacaggaagtcgGTATATCTGGAGCATTTCTG GCGGACATTAGACCACAGACAGATGGCTGCAATGGCTTGAGATACAACCTGACAGCTGATATTATTGAATCCATTTTCAGAACATATCCTGCAG TGAAGCAGAAGTATAGTGAAAATGTGCCTCATAACCTGACGGAGAAGGAGTTCTGGACCCGCTTTTTCCAGTCCCATTATTTTCACAGAGATCGTATCAACACAGGATCGCAGGATATCTTCTCAGAGTGTGCCAAACAGGATGAGAAGG GGTTAAAGTCTCTGGTGATTCAAGGGGTGAAGAATCCTTTGGTTGATCTCCTGTCATTGGAGGATAAAACATTAGATGAG GGTTATGGAATTTGCGCAACAGCACCCTCAACTTCCAGTGCAAACAGGACGGTGAAGGAGAGCAGCAACTCTGCCATTATAAAGCGTTTTAACCATCACAGTGCCATGGTGCTGGCAGCAGGGTCACGCAAGGG ggacGTACTGACAGACCAAGCAAGCGAGACGAGCAGCACAGATGGAAACTCCAGGGATTCTGACTTCTTTCAACCCCCTGTTAAGAAG GTTAAATTACAAGATGCCATAGAATATGAGGATCTGCAAAGGGAAAACGGACCAAAAACAGTGGCATTAAACCTGAAGAAGTCTGACAG GTATGCTCATGGTCCTGTGCCACTTCAGTCCCAACAGTACACATCTAGCCAGGACATCATCAACTCTGTCAACTACATCCAGCACGAGATGGCCAATTACAAACCCAACCTCACTCAG gtgttgTCCAGCACAGCAGCAACTTCTGCCATTGCAGCACTTTCTCCAGGTGGTGTCCTCATGCAGGCAGGATCACAGCAAGCCATAAACC agaTGGTGCCCTCTGATGTTCAAGGAGAGTTGAAGCATCTTTATGTAGCTGCTGGGGAATTACTGAGACACTTCTGGTCCTGTTTTCCTGTAAACACGCCGTTTTTGGAGGAGAAG GTGATGAAAATGAAGTCAAACCTTGAGAGGTTTCAGATGACCAAGCTTCGCCCTTTTCAGGAGAAAATCCAGCGGCAGTACTTGAGTACAAAT CTCACTGGGCACTTGGAGGACATGCTGCAGACTGCATATAGCAAGTTCCACATCTGGCAAACGCGTCGGATGTTGAGGAAAACCTGA